Proteins from a genomic interval of Sulfurimonas sp. HSL3-2:
- the purL gene encoding phosphoribosylformylglycinamidine synthase subunit PurL, whose protein sequence is MSQQLENIDTLLSQHKLSQLDYANIKKILGREPNLVELGIFSAMWSEHCSYKSSKKYLRGFPTEAPWVIQGPGENAGVIDIGGGYAAVFKMESHNHPSFIEPYQGAATGVGGIMRDVFTMGARPIANLNALRFGNVLRGDKVSAHQRFLVRGVVEGIGGYGNCMGVPTIGGETSFDDCYNGNILVNAFTLGLAKSDEIFYGKAEGIGNPVIYVGSKTGRDGLGGAVMSSDSFTEESKSLRPTVQVGDPFTEKLLLEACLELFKTDYVVGIQDMGAAGLTSSSFEMAGRSGSGMIMHLDKVPAREEGMTPYEFMLSESQERMLLCAKKGSEQAIIDIFEKWDLDAAVVGEVTNTGRMELFWHGEKCADVPVDPVSEEAPVLDRPTTRPLYLDEIRDVTLNDFDKVSNQDAFAKLIKSMEVVDKSWIYEQYDSMVQTNTIKKGGSLDASVIRVKENGAALAMSADCNVRYCYVDPRNGAAAAVIESGRNVAMSGARPLAITDCLNYGNPENPEVMWQFAQGCEGIKEACAELTTPVIGGNVSLYNETDKISVFPTPSIATVGVNEDQNKVLMSSFQKEGNILYLVGDTKSEFGGSLYMKELYNVVAGKMPEINYVKELALWDLVIEANKKGLLECAKDCSSGGAAMALAKMSAVSGLGCNAGMDVTDERDIFSESFSRAIIEVKPENAKAFEEMASKLTCQKIGTVGGEHFTCNNVFMSMAELQDNFFNTFKTVIESDL, encoded by the coding sequence GTGAGCCAACAACTTGAAAATATAGATACATTATTATCTCAGCATAAGCTTTCTCAGCTAGATTACGCAAACATCAAAAAGATCTTAGGTCGTGAACCAAACTTGGTAGAACTTGGGATATTCTCAGCGATGTGGAGCGAACACTGTAGTTATAAATCTTCTAAAAAATATCTAAGAGGCTTTCCTACTGAAGCTCCGTGGGTCATTCAAGGTCCGGGAGAAAATGCAGGTGTCATCGATATCGGCGGCGGATATGCAGCCGTATTTAAAATGGAGTCACACAACCACCCGAGTTTTATCGAGCCGTACCAAGGTGCAGCAACAGGTGTGGGCGGGATCATGCGTGACGTCTTTACTATGGGCGCTCGTCCTATAGCAAACCTAAACGCACTTCGTTTTGGAAATGTCCTTCGCGGCGACAAAGTCAGCGCACACCAACGTTTTTTGGTTCGTGGTGTAGTTGAAGGGATCGGTGGATACGGTAACTGTATGGGTGTACCGACTATCGGTGGTGAGACAAGTTTTGACGATTGTTACAACGGGAACATCCTTGTCAACGCGTTTACTTTGGGTCTTGCAAAAAGCGATGAGATATTTTACGGAAAGGCTGAGGGTATCGGCAATCCTGTTATCTATGTAGGAAGTAAGACTGGACGCGACGGTCTTGGCGGAGCTGTTATGAGTTCTGACAGTTTTACAGAGGAGTCTAAATCTCTTCGTCCGACTGTTCAAGTGGGTGACCCGTTCACTGAGAAACTTCTTCTAGAAGCTTGTCTGGAACTTTTCAAGACTGACTACGTCGTAGGTATCCAGGATATGGGTGCGGCAGGTCTAACTTCTAGCTCGTTTGAGATGGCTGGACGTTCAGGTTCAGGTATGATCATGCACCTTGACAAAGTACCGGCTCGCGAAGAGGGGATGACTCCTTATGAGTTCATGCTTTCAGAAAGCCAAGAGCGTATGCTTCTTTGTGCGAAAAAAGGAAGTGAACAAGCGATCATAGACATCTTTGAAAAATGGGACCTTGACGCTGCTGTTGTAGGTGAAGTAACAAACACTGGAAGAATGGAGCTTTTCTGGCACGGAGAAAAATGTGCAGACGTTCCTGTTGACCCTGTAAGTGAAGAAGCACCGGTACTTGACCGTCCGACTACTCGTCCTCTTTACCTAGACGAGATCCGTGACGTGACACTGAACGATTTTGACAAAGTAAGCAACCAAGACGCGTTTGCTAAACTTATAAAATCTATGGAAGTGGTAGACAAGTCTTGGATATATGAGCAGTACGACTCTATGGTACAGACGAACACGATCAAAAAAGGCGGAAGTCTAGACGCTTCTGTTATCCGTGTAAAAGAAAACGGTGCTGCACTTGCTATGAGTGCTGACTGTAACGTTCGTTACTGTTATGTTGACCCGAGAAACGGTGCTGCAGCTGCGGTTATCGAGAGCGGAAGAAACGTAGCGATGTCAGGTGCAAGACCACTTGCGATCACTGACTGTCTAAACTACGGAAACCCTGAGAACCCTGAAGTAATGTGGCAGTTCGCACAAGGGTGTGAAGGTATCAAAGAAGCGTGTGCAGAGCTTACGACTCCGGTCATCGGCGGAAACGTTTCTCTTTACAACGAGACTGACAAGATCTCTGTTTTCCCTACACCGTCAATCGCGACTGTAGGTGTGAACGAAGACCAGAACAAAGTGTTGATGTCAAGTTTTCAAAAAGAGGGCAACATCCTTTACCTTGTAGGGGATACAAAAAGCGAGTTCGGCGGATCTCTTTACATGAAAGAGCTTTACAACGTTGTTGCAGGAAAAATGCCTGAGATCAACTACGTAAAAGAACTTGCACTTTGGGACCTAGTCATCGAAGCAAACAAAAAAGGTCTGCTTGAGTGTGCTAAAGACTGTAGCTCAGGCGGTGCGGCGATGGCACTGGCTAAGATGAGTGCGGTAAGCGGTCTTGGATGTAACGCAGGTATGGACGTAACAGATGAGAGAGATATCTTCTCAGAGAGTTTCTCACGCGCTATCATAGAAGTAAAACCTGAGAACGCTAAAGCGTTTGAAGAGATGGCTTCAAAACTTACTTGTCAGAAGATAGGTACAGTAGGCGGAGAACACTTTACATGTAACAATGTTTTCATGTCTATGGCAGAACTTCAAGATAACTTCTTCAATACATTCAAAACAGTTATAGAGAGCGATCTGTAA
- the zupT gene encoding zinc transporter ZupT, giving the protein MENLTLSGFFTAFLLTVLAGLSTSIGALLAFFSKSKNYFVLSLGLGFSAGVMIYVSFMDIMPASKEAFGKIYSNPTLAEALSVACFFLGIVISAVIDRLIPEDVNPHEPKRDSEYQELKDEHHHEQHSNLALKRTGLFTAVAIGIHNFPEGFATFMAALNSLSIGIPIALAIAIHNIPEGMSVSLPIYHATGDRKKAFWYATLSGFAEPVGALLGFFIFFPLLGESALAVIFAVVAGIMIYISFDELLPAARVYGNGHTAIVGITLGMLLMALSLLSFKLI; this is encoded by the coding sequence ATGGAAAATTTGACCCTCAGTGGTTTTTTTACCGCATTTCTTCTAACAGTTTTGGCAGGGCTTTCAACAAGCATAGGCGCTTTACTGGCATTTTTTTCAAAATCTAAAAACTACTTTGTACTTTCTTTGGGTCTTGGGTTTTCAGCAGGCGTGATGATATATGTCTCGTTCATGGATATCATGCCCGCTTCTAAAGAGGCTTTTGGCAAAATATACTCAAATCCTACCTTGGCAGAGGCTTTGTCGGTCGCCTGCTTTTTTTTAGGGATAGTCATCAGCGCGGTAATAGACAGGTTGATACCTGAAGACGTCAATCCGCATGAGCCCAAGCGTGACTCTGAATATCAAGAACTAAAAGATGAACATCATCATGAGCAGCACTCAAATCTGGCACTGAAACGTACGGGGCTTTTTACAGCAGTCGCCATAGGCATACATAATTTTCCCGAGGGCTTTGCGACGTTTATGGCGGCACTAAACAGCCTAAGCATCGGTATACCCATAGCCTTGGCAATAGCCATACACAATATCCCTGAAGGGATGTCTGTTTCCCTGCCGATCTACCATGCAACGGGAGACAGAAAAAAAGCTTTTTGGTACGCGACACTTTCAGGGTTTGCCGAGCCTGTAGGTGCACTACTCGGCTTTTTTATCTTCTTTCCCTTACTAGGAGAGAGCGCACTTGCCGTCATCTTCGCAGTAGTCGCGGGCATCATGATATACATCTCGTTTGATGAGCTTTTACCCGCGGCAAGAGTTTACGGGAATGGACATACTGCTATTGTAGGAATAACGCTTGGGATGTTGTTGATGGCACTGAGTCTTCTTAGTTTCAAGTTGATTTAG
- a CDS encoding NACHT domain-containing protein → MHEIGDINLFGEIIEKKLAKELFDYAFKSISNFINSSGGQLSIDNKELESYISHHLNSVKNWSEEISFFDLKKAKSTDAVYVPLNLYVYPTRIRIEPNETIEAIPLNTALTYRETLEEKEEKKNKQKTVSSNKSSDIDQTNSPNHFVILGQPGAGKTTTMKYLCRELLIGNENLLKHNNFPMLIRLREVNKRQKIDQPDQELYNEILWSNFHEILGLKIIYPTEFNDKNSIKQRSAYRKKLLVEALESLSPLIILDGFDEISFISSKQTVLNELKELGTLLEKSCMILTSRSSDFKYNLDKFHNFELKPLDDMQIKTFAKNWLVSEIKADDFLKQLYDSPFKDTSIRPLTIAHLCAIYERNEKIPDKPKTVYRKVVTLLINEWDEQRSINRDSAYSQFESDRKFEFLSNLAYDLTIHVKKTIFDTNDLKNSYERIFENFDLPKGEAKKVANEIESHTGLFIEAGYDMYEFSHKSLQEYLTAEYIVKLPALPEKKEIIYSLANELAIATSISSNPSAYFYELVFNRLKVYKQFPSTFIQTFINRLLVEKPDFHKSLEVGWALLLLNSMYFGLTEYERGQRSLFIIDTMTKEFEYLTNLIKDRVSETDILSIYDIELVDKTLDGENILRLKKSDKYNHKVLSKYSDLLISRLPKHIMIKENLINNKVT, encoded by the coding sequence ATGCATGAAATAGGTGACATTAATTTATTTGGAGAAATAATTGAAAAAAAGCTTGCTAAAGAATTGTTTGATTATGCGTTTAAAAGTATTTCAAATTTTATAAATAGTTCAGGTGGACAACTATCCATTGACAATAAAGAATTAGAATCTTATATTAGTCACCATTTAAATTCTGTAAAAAACTGGTCAGAAGAAATTTCATTTTTTGACTTAAAAAAGGCAAAAAGTACTGATGCGGTCTATGTCCCTTTAAACTTGTATGTTTATCCAACACGAATAAGAATTGAACCTAATGAAACAATAGAAGCAATACCTTTAAACACAGCATTAACATATAGAGAAACGCTTGAAGAAAAGGAAGAAAAAAAGAATAAACAAAAGACGGTAAGCTCAAATAAATCAAGTGATATTGACCAAACTAATAGTCCTAACCATTTTGTCATTTTAGGTCAACCTGGTGCTGGTAAAACTACTACTATGAAATATCTATGTAGAGAACTATTAATTGGAAATGAAAATCTGTTAAAACATAATAATTTTCCAATGCTAATTAGGTTAAGAGAAGTTAATAAAAGACAAAAAATAGATCAACCTGATCAAGAATTGTACAATGAAATTTTATGGTCAAATTTTCATGAAATACTTGGTTTAAAAATTATATATCCAACTGAATTTAATGATAAAAATTCTATTAAACAACGTTCAGCATATAGAAAAAAATTATTAGTAGAAGCTCTTGAATCACTTTCACCATTAATTATTTTAGATGGTTTTGATGAAATTTCTTTTATATCAAGTAAACAAACTGTTCTGAATGAGTTAAAAGAATTAGGTACATTATTGGAAAAGTCTTGTATGATATTAACTTCTCGTTCAAGCGATTTTAAATACAATTTAGATAAATTTCATAATTTTGAGCTCAAGCCACTAGATGATATGCAAATAAAAACATTTGCAAAGAACTGGCTAGTTTCTGAAATTAAGGCAGATGATTTTTTAAAACAACTTTATGATTCTCCATTCAAAGATACTTCAATTAGACCACTTACTATAGCTCATCTTTGCGCAATATATGAACGTAATGAAAAAATACCTGATAAACCTAAAACTGTATATAGAAAAGTTGTTACATTATTAATTAACGAATGGGACGAACAACGATCTATTAATAGAGATTCTGCATATTCACAATTTGAATCTGATAGAAAATTTGAATTTCTTTCTAATTTGGCATATGACCTAACAATTCACGTAAAAAAAACTATCTTTGATACAAATGACTTAAAAAACAGTTATGAAAGAATTTTTGAAAACTTTGATTTGCCAAAAGGGGAAGCAAAAAAAGTAGCAAATGAAATAGAATCACATACAGGACTATTTATAGAAGCAGGATATGATATGTATGAGTTTTCTCATAAATCACTGCAAGAATATCTTACAGCAGAATATATTGTAAAATTACCAGCATTACCAGAAAAAAAAGAAATAATATATTCGCTTGCCAATGAATTAGCTATCGCTACATCAATTTCATCAAATCCAAGTGCTTATTTTTATGAGTTAGTTTTTAATAGGTTGAAAGTTTATAAACAGTTTCCATCGACCTTCATTCAAACTTTTATAAATAGACTTTTAGTAGAAAAACCTGACTTTCATAAATCTTTAGAAGTAGGATGGGCTTTGCTACTATTAAATTCTATGTATTTCGGGCTAACTGAATATGAAAGAGGTCAAAGGTCTCTTTTTATTATTGACACTATGACAAAAGAGTTTGAATATTTGACAAACTTAATTAAAGATAGAGTATCTGAAACAGACATTTTATCGATCTATGATATTGAATTAGTGGACAAAACCTTAGATGGTGAGAATATTTTAAGACTTAAGAAAAGTGATAAATATAATCATAAAGTTTTATCTAAATATTCAGATTTACTTATATCACGTCTTCCAAAACATATAATGATAAAAGAAAATTTAATTAATAACAAAGTTACATAA
- a CDS encoding NGG1p interacting factor NIF3 — MYKLNFFVPAEDKERVKEALFSIGVGRYENYECCSFETLGHGQFKPVNGADPYIGELDRLEVVEEYKVEMICKDELIKKALVVLKKVHPYEEVAYEVFRMEEI; from the coding sequence ATGTACAAACTCAACTTTTTCGTTCCCGCAGAAGACAAAGAGAGAGTAAAGGAAGCGCTTTTCAGTATCGGCGTAGGAAGATACGAAAACTATGAGTGCTGCAGTTTCGAGACTCTGGGACACGGACAGTTCAAACCCGTAAACGGTGCAGATCCGTATATAGGAGAGTTAGACAGACTCGAAGTAGTGGAAGAGTATAAAGTCGAGATGATATGTAAAGATGAGCTCATTAAAAAGGCTTTGGTGGTCTTAAAAAAGGTTCACCCCTATGAAGAGGTGGCTTATGAGGTTTTTAGGATGGAGGAGATTTAA
- the purH gene encoding bifunctional phosphoribosylaminoimidazolecarboxamide formyltransferase/IMP cyclohydrolase — MKRALLSVSDKSNIVEFAKSLVNNGFEIISTGGTYKILVENGIKAIEIDEVTKFPECFEGRVKTLNPYVHGGILHRRDKQSHLDQAKELGVEAIDLVCVNLYPFKATIERTDDFEEIIENIDIGGPAMVRSAAKNFDSVIIVTDPSDYSLVLNAIQNDSNTVEFRRSLMIKAYEHTAAYDSMIANYMNSRFNNGMGEKQFIVGNKVMDTRYGENPHQKGALYEFDKYFSKNFTTLKGEASFNNLTDINGAVKIAAAFGDDNAVCIVKHGNPCGFAIKDDLVEAYTEALKCDPVSAFGGVVAVNGTVDKALAEKMNEIFLEVIIAGRITAEAQAVFESKKRIKLFEYGSDKLVLANDTHDFKHIDGGFVFQDADYVKEDEVKNSKLVSAKAASAQEMKDMEIAYKVASLTKSNCVVYVKNSAMVAVGMGMTSRVDASQCALKKAKDMGLDVTGAALASEAFFPFRDSIDAAAAAGVKSVIEPGGSIRDDEVIAAANEHGMALYFSETRHFLH; from the coding sequence ATGAAACGTGCATTACTAAGTGTAAGTGACAAAAGCAATATCGTCGAATTTGCAAAGTCGCTAGTAAACAACGGTTTTGAGATAATCTCTACAGGCGGAACATATAAGATTCTAGTTGAAAACGGCATCAAAGCTATCGAGATCGATGAGGTGACAAAGTTTCCTGAGTGTTTTGAGGGGCGTGTTAAGACTTTAAACCCGTACGTTCACGGCGGTATCTTACATCGTCGTGACAAGCAGTCTCACTTAGATCAGGCAAAAGAGCTTGGCGTAGAGGCTATCGACCTTGTGTGTGTAAACCTTTACCCTTTTAAAGCAACTATCGAGAGAACTGATGATTTTGAAGAGATCATCGAAAACATCGATATCGGCGGACCTGCGATGGTAAGAAGTGCTGCGAAGAACTTTGACAGCGTCATCATCGTTACTGATCCGTCTGATTACTCTTTAGTATTAAACGCTATACAAAACGACAGTAACACGGTAGAGTTCCGTCGTTCACTGATGATAAAAGCGTATGAGCATACTGCGGCGTACGACTCTATGATAGCGAACTATATGAATTCACGTTTCAACAACGGTATGGGCGAAAAACAGTTCATCGTAGGAAACAAAGTGATGGATACTCGTTACGGGGAAAACCCACACCAAAAAGGTGCGCTTTACGAGTTTGACAAATACTTCTCTAAAAACTTCACGACTCTTAAAGGCGAAGCAAGTTTCAACAACCTTACAGATATCAACGGCGCTGTGAAGATCGCTGCAGCATTTGGCGATGACAATGCCGTATGTATCGTAAAACACGGAAACCCTTGTGGTTTTGCTATCAAAGACGACCTTGTTGAAGCGTACACTGAAGCACTTAAGTGTGACCCTGTATCAGCATTCGGCGGTGTCGTTGCTGTAAACGGGACTGTTGATAAAGCGCTTGCAGAGAAGATGAACGAGATCTTCCTCGAAGTGATCATTGCAGGACGCATAACTGCAGAAGCTCAGGCAGTGTTTGAATCAAAGAAACGTATCAAGCTTTTTGAGTACGGTAGTGATAAGCTTGTTCTTGCAAACGATACTCATGACTTCAAACACATCGACGGCGGATTTGTTTTCCAAGACGCTGATTATGTGAAAGAGGATGAGGTCAAGAACTCTAAACTTGTAAGTGCAAAAGCAGCTTCGGCACAAGAGATGAAAGATATGGAGATCGCTTACAAAGTGGCTTCTCTTACAAAATCAAACTGTGTCGTTTACGTTAAGAACTCTGCGATGGTAGCTGTTGGTATGGGTATGACATCTCGTGTTGATGCAAGCCAGTGTGCACTGAAAAAAGCAAAAGACATGGGTCTGGACGTGACTGGTGCCGCACTTGCATCTGAAGCGTTCTTCCCGTTCCGTGACAGCATCGACGCTGCTGCGGCTGCAGGAGTAAAAAGCGTGATCGAGCCTGGCGGTTCTATCCGTGACGATGAGGTCATCGCTGCTGCGAACGAGCACGGTATGGCTCTTTACTTCTCAGAGACTAGACACTTCTTACATTAA
- a CDS encoding J domain-containing protein, translating into MSKSLYETLGISQNATEADIKKAYRKLARQYHPDINKDADAEEKFKEVNAAYEILSDKKKRAQYDQYGDTMFGGQNFHDFASSQGGNVDLDEILRNMFGGGGFGGGSSGFGGFGGGFGGGSRGGFGGGGFHQEPNLDIESNVTIPFSVSIMGGSHSVSVNGERFDIKIPAGVKSGEKLRVRGKGHAQGGRAGDLFLKINVAASPEYEREGDNLVKTIDVPLYAALFGEKISVNTLEKEIKLKIPQNTKNGQRFRVKEMGVLNRKTNTRGDLYLKANIVLPPVESLSDELVDLMKEKLPKE; encoded by the coding sequence ATGAGTAAATCATTATATGAGACATTAGGTATTTCACAAAACGCTACAGAAGCGGATATTAAAAAAGCATATAGAAAACTGGCACGCCAGTATCACCCGGATATCAATAAAGACGCGGATGCGGAAGAGAAATTTAAAGAGGTCAATGCCGCTTACGAGATACTAAGCGACAAGAAAAAACGTGCACAGTATGACCAGTACGGCGATACGATGTTCGGCGGACAGAACTTCCATGACTTCGCAAGTTCACAAGGCGGCAATGTCGACCTAGACGAGATACTTCGTAATATGTTCGGAGGCGGTGGTTTTGGCGGCGGCTCTTCAGGATTTGGCGGTTTCGGCGGAGGATTTGGCGGCGGTTCACGCGGTGGATTTGGCGGCGGTGGATTCCATCAAGAGCCGAATCTTGACATAGAATCAAACGTGACCATCCCGTTTAGCGTTTCTATCATGGGCGGTTCTCACTCTGTATCTGTAAACGGAGAGAGATTTGATATCAAGATCCCTGCAGGCGTAAAAAGCGGCGAGAAGCTTCGTGTAAGAGGCAAGGGACACGCTCAAGGCGGACGTGCGGGCGACCTGTTCTTAAAGATCAACGTCGCAGCTTCACCTGAGTATGAAAGAGAGGGCGACAACCTTGTCAAGACGATAGATGTACCTCTTTATGCAGCGCTTTTCGGTGAAAAGATAAGCGTCAATACTTTAGAGAAAGAGATCAAACTGAAAATCCCTCAAAACACGAAGAACGGTCAGCGTTTCCGTGTCAAAGAGATGGGGGTACTCAACCGTAAGACAAACACCAGAGGCGATCTGTACTTAAAAGCAAACATAGTACTGCCTCCGGTTGAGAGTTTAAGCGATGAGTTAGTCGATCTGATGAAAGAAAAATTACCTAAGGAGTAG
- a CDS encoding helix-turn-helix transcriptional regulator has translation MPHHYDEPVYLISVVSKILEIHPQTLRQYERENLITPSRSDGRIRMYSQRDIDRIKMILRLTRELGVNLAGVDVAIRLKDQIDSMEQEIAELRHEISRLRNTSSVAPDKSLVTKKSIYEMIIFQE, from the coding sequence ATGCCTCACCATTATGATGAACCGGTTTATCTTATAAGTGTTGTTTCTAAAATATTGGAAATCCACCCGCAGACGTTACGCCAGTATGAAAGAGAGAACCTTATAACACCGTCTCGTTCAGATGGTAGGATTCGTATGTACTCTCAGCGTGATATAGACAGGATAAAGATGATCCTGCGTTTGACACGTGAGCTCGGAGTAAACCTTGCCGGTGTCGATGTGGCGATAAGGCTAAAAGATCAGATAGACTCTATGGAGCAGGAGATCGCCGAACTTCGTCATGAGATCTCACGCCTTAGAAACACTAGTTCGGTGGCTCCGGATAAGTCTTTAGTTACTAAAAAAAGTATCTATGAGATGATAATCTTTCAAGAGTAG
- the murA gene encoding UDP-N-acetylglucosamine 1-carboxyvinyltransferase: MDYLKIQGNTRLNGSIDISGAKNAALPLIAMTILAKGDLTITNLPDVVDIKTLLKLLQNLGASYTFENNRLDINTSEVHHTKATYDIVKTMRASILVLGPLLARFGHCEVSLPGGCAIGQRPIDLHLKALELMGAQITIEAGYVKAEAPEGLIGADIIFDKITVTGTANIIMAAALARGKTTITNAAREPEVVQLCEVLKDSGVEIEGIGTGVITVEGTDRELIDMKSFSVIPDRIEAGTYLCAAAITNSELTLNKVRIDHLGSILSKLEEMGFKFTKNENQLIIHPAQKIKSVDIITQEYPGFPTDMQAQFLALATQAEGTSTIEERLFENRFMHVSELQRLGADIKLNGHVASIKGPTALSGTDVMATDLRASSALVLAAMVADGETNIHRIYHLDRGYEKLEKKLEAVGAKIERLKE; encoded by the coding sequence ATGGATTACTTAAAGATTCAAGGCAATACAAGACTAAACGGCTCAATAGATATCTCAGGTGCAAAAAATGCTGCTTTACCTTTAATAGCAATGACTATTTTAGCAAAAGGTGATCTTACCATCACAAATCTGCCCGATGTGGTCGATATTAAAACTCTTTTAAAGCTCCTGCAGAACCTTGGTGCTTCATATACTTTTGAAAATAACAGACTAGATATCAATACCTCCGAAGTACATCATACAAAAGCGACTTACGACATCGTAAAGACCATGAGAGCATCCATACTCGTACTCGGCCCTTTGCTTGCGCGTTTTGGGCACTGCGAAGTCTCGCTTCCGGGCGGTTGTGCCATAGGTCAGCGTCCGATCGACCTGCATCTAAAAGCACTGGAACTGATGGGTGCGCAGATAACCATAGAAGCAGGTTACGTAAAAGCCGAAGCTCCTGAGGGTCTTATCGGTGCAGACATCATATTTGACAAGATAACTGTGACAGGTACTGCAAACATCATCATGGCTGCAGCTTTAGCACGCGGAAAAACGACCATCACAAATGCAGCACGTGAGCCTGAAGTCGTTCAGCTTTGTGAAGTCTTAAAAGACAGCGGTGTGGAGATCGAAGGTATCGGTACGGGTGTCATCACGGTAGAGGGAACAGACAGAGAGCTTATCGACATGAAGTCTTTTAGCGTTATCCCTGACAGAATAGAAGCCGGGACATATCTTTGTGCAGCGGCTATCACAAACTCTGAACTGACACTCAACAAAGTAAGAATAGACCATCTCGGGTCTATTCTCTCAAAACTTGAAGAGATGGGCTTTAAATTTACAAAAAACGAGAACCAGCTTATCATTCATCCGGCACAGAAAATAAAATCGGTCGATATCATTACTCAGGAGTATCCTGGGTTCCCGACAGATATGCAGGCACAGTTCTTAGCTCTTGCGACTCAGGCTGAAGGTACTTCTACCATAGAAGAGCGTCTTTTTGAAAACAGATTTATGCATGTGAGCGAATTGCAGCGTCTTGGTGCAGACATCAAACTAAACGGTCACGTAGCGAGCATAAAAGGTCCAACAGCACTTTCCGGTACAGATGTCATGGCTACGGACCTTAGAGCTTCTAGCGCTTTGGTACTGGCTGCTATGGTGGCTGACGGAGAGACAAATATCCACCGTATCTATCATCTTGACCGCGGATATGAGAAGTTAGAGAAGAAACTCGAAGCCGTAGGGGCAAAAATAGAAAGATTAAAGGAGTAG
- a CDS encoding exonuclease domain-containing protein, with protein MQAGKTLKMLIYLDVETTGLEQNDRICSIGMILYEGEKISTYKELIKSPKKVRPEASAVNHITNEMLQDAKEFENSEAKRILEKYNDCDTLLVGHNVVFDIEMLKREGFVYRGGIIDTLKCSRALIPECEQFSLQYLRYELKLYKDEKQFADELGIELRAHDVLSDALHVRLLHRYLNEIADDARLQELSVNPVLLEKLNFGKYKGMFIEEIAVNDANYLNWVLSSMESLDEDMRYSIEYYMKMI; from the coding sequence ATGCAAGCGGGTAAAACTCTCAAAATGCTGATATATCTGGATGTCGAGACAACGGGACTGGAGCAAAACGACAGGATCTGCTCCATCGGGATGATACTATATGAGGGTGAAAAAATATCGACGTATAAAGAGCTTATAAAGTCTCCGAAAAAGGTACGCCCCGAAGCATCTGCTGTTAATCATATAACCAACGAGATGCTTCAAGATGCAAAAGAGTTTGAGAACTCTGAAGCGAAACGTATCTTGGAAAAATATAACGACTGTGACACTCTTCTTGTGGGGCATAACGTCGTCTTTGACATTGAGATGCTTAAACGAGAGGGGTTCGTTTATAGGGGAGGGATCATAGATACTCTTAAATGCAGCAGAGCTCTTATACCGGAGTGTGAACAGTTTTCTCTGCAGTATTTAAGATATGAGCTCAAACTCTATAAAGATGAAAAACAATTCGCAGATGAACTGGGCATTGAACTAAGAGCGCATGATGTACTGAGCGACGCCTTACATGTAAGACTTTTGCACAGATATTTAAACGAGATAGCGGATGATGCAAGACTGCAGGAACTCAGTGTAAATCCCGTGCTTTTAGAAAAACTGAACTTCGGTAAATACAAGGGTATGTTTATCGAAGAGATAGCCGTAAATGATGCGAATTATCTCAATTGGGTTTTAAGCAGCATGGAGAGTTTAGATGAAGATATGCGTTACTCAATAGAGTATTATATGAAGATGATATAA